One Prunus dulcis chromosome 8, ALMONDv2, whole genome shotgun sequence DNA window includes the following coding sequences:
- the LOC117638397 gene encoding uncharacterized protein LOC117638397 yields the protein MSHLDNNANATVNPTENNEIEIDDHALLWKYVKRLNKLGKRGGNTMFEFYYCHNTYKGSYSRVKFHLLKMSGNEIAPCKKVTDEVFAEMKKLVRECEHWLKSAAPRQVSLPNTGSLLCSSVSNVEQNKRKGMNGPFDRAFQNEDRYVTPGYNALRTTLLQQEKRHIEQYLQPIKSTWSTKGVSVCSDGWTDSQRRPLINIMATCESGAMFLKRINCDGEYKDKHCIANFLIDSIKEIGYQNVVQVITNNGPVCRTTGLLVEARYPNIFWTSCVVHTLNLALKSICSPKQNDNWYDKCSWISEIAADVGFIKFFIVNHNMRLTMYKDHCKLKLLSIAETRFAFTLIRRFEEVKEGLEQMMISPNWSLYKEDDVCKARAVKEKILDEYFWDEIDYILSFTTSIYEMIRMVDKDKHSLHLVYEWWYTMIGKVKTSI from the exons ATGAGTCATCTGGATAATAATGCAAATGCTACTGTTAATCCTACTGAGAATAATGAAATCGAGATAGATGACCATGCACTATTATGGAAGTATGTTAAAAGGCTTAACAAGTTAGGAAAAAGAGGAGGAAATACTATGTTTGAATTCTATTATTGTCATAATACTTACAAAGGCTCCTACTCTAGAGTTAAGTTTCATTTGTTGAAAATGTCGGGCAATGAGATTGCACCTTGCAAAAAGGTTACTGATGAAGTTTTTGcagaaatgaaaaaacttgtGAGGGAATGTGAACACTGGTTGAAAAGTGCAGCTCCAAGACAAGTATCTTTGCCTAATACTGGTTCTTTACTTTGTTCTTCTGTGTCTAATGTTGAGCAAAATAAGAGAAAGGGTATGAATGGGCCCTTTGATAGAGCTTTTCAAAATGAG GATCGATATGTTACACCAGGTTACAATGCACTAAGAACTACTCTTTTGCAACAAGAGAAGAGGCACATTGAGCAGTATTTACAACCAATCAAGAGTACATGGAGCACTAAAGGTGTAAGTGTGTGTAGTGACGGGTGGACAGATTCACAAAGAAGACCACTTATTAACATTATGGCAACTTGTGAGAGCGGGGCTATGTTCTTGAAGAGAATTAATTGTGACGGAGAGTACAAGGACAAACATTGTATTGCCAACTTTCTTATTGACTCCATTAAGGAAATTGGTTATCAAAATGTGGTTCAAGTAATCACTAACAATGGGCCAGTTTGTAGAACTACTGGATTACTTGTTGAGGCTAGATATCCCAATATCTTTTGGACATCATGTGTGGTTCACACTCTTAATCTTGCTTTGAAGAGCATATGTtcaccaaaacaaaatgacAATTGGTATGATAAATGTAGTTGGATTTCAGAGATTGCTGCTGATGTTGGgttcataaaattttttattgtgaACCATAATATGAGATTGACTATGTATAAGGACCACTGCAAATTAAAGCTACTCTCCATTGCTGAAACAAGGTTTGCGTTTACACTGATTAGAAGATTTGAGGAAGTAAAGGAAGGTCTAGAACAAATGATGATTAGTCCAAACTGGTCTTTATATAAAGAGGATGATGTTTGCAAAGCAAGAGCAGTGAAGGAAAAGATATTGGATGAATACTTTTGGGATGAGATTGATTATATACTTTCCTTTACAACTTCTATATATGAGATGATTAGGATGGTTGATAAAGATAAACATTCTCTTCATTTGGTTTATGAGTGGTGGTATACCATGATAGGGAAGGTGAAGACATCTATCTAA
- the LOC117638398 gene encoding uncharacterized protein LOC117638398: MDKWHGQVGPRIQGVLEVNKAARQWCIPRHAGENKFQVMHHSGRQFVVDLNAQTCSCKAWDLSGLPCLHACAAVSRFHGNPEDYVHDFYKTDAYLRTYRDMIHPLPSQDLWPKSGLLPLKPPLYHKQPSRPKKSRKKAYNEPKKKSNPKKLQRYHIIIKCSNCG, translated from the coding sequence ATGGATAAGTGGCATGGTCAAGTTGGGCCTAGAATACAAGGGGTATTGGAGGTAAATAAGGCAGCTAGGCAGTGGTGCATTCCAAGGCATGCTGGGGAAAATAAATTCCAAGTTATGCATCACAGTGGGAGACAGTTTGTGGTAGATTTGAATGCCCAGACATGCTCTTGCAAAGCATGGGATCTCAGTGGTCTTCCTTGCCTCCATGCTTGTGCTGCAGTGAGTAGATTCCATGGGAATCCAGAAGATTATGTGCATGACTTCTACAAGACAGATGCTTATCTAAGAACTTATAGGGACATGATTCACCCCTTGCCTAGCCAAGACTTATGGCCTAAAAGTGGTTTGCTTCCTTTGAAGCCTCCTCTTTACCATAAACAACCTAGTAGGCCAAAGAAGAGTAGGAAGAAGGCATATAATGAGcctaaaaagaaatcaaatccCAAAAAACTCCAAAGATACCACATTATCATCAAGTGTAGCAATTGTGGGTAA